A stretch of the Enterobacter mori genome encodes the following:
- a CDS encoding beta-N-acetylhexosaminidase has protein sequence MLRYSLLTAGLMLGASAFAAPAGDLPLMPWPAKVERPTTQGALVLNNQLSVSVSGDDLGDAVNRLRQRIALQTGWTLQPQAEKPDKPTIRIAIAKKVKPQPLPDSDESYKLIVDANGVNISANTRFGALRAMETLLQLMQNGAENTSIPWVTIEDSPRFPWRGLLLDSARHFIPLPDIKRQIDGMAAAKLNVLHWHLTDDQGWRFTSKRYPKLTQLASDGLFYTPEQMREIVRYAAERGIRVVPEIDMPGHASAIAVAYPELMSAPGPYAMERNWGVLKPVLDPTKEATYAFADAMVSELAAIFPDPYLHIGGDEVDDSQWKANAAIQRFMRDNKLADSHALQAYFNRKLESILEKHHRQMVGWDEIYHPDLPKSILIQSWQGQDALGQVAQNGYKGILSTGFYLDQPQSTAYHYRNEIVPRGLNGVDVIADTDSVQSWAFSMPRLKGKPVEGTFTLVKGDAGWRGFIDFAGKSRRAVQDIAWRDDNQVTFTVDTWMGETRPVVTVDNDKLSGYFLVGNTRYPISGTRLDDVPKGIPPVVPEVANQANLLGGEAALWAENVVAPVLDIRLWPRAFVVAERLWSAKDVNDVDNMYTRLQAMDSWSTVSVGLQQHTQQQVQFTRLAGNADTLPLQVLAQAVEPAQYYTRQHLKFQAGNYHQFEPLNRFADALNAESATVRQMHKWADRLVSDAEDTESADALRHVFNRWQSNTSDALALSENSYQLKAMKPVIQEVDKLASIGLRLTDLVARQGTLDDKEIASIQSELDNAAKVQDEVVIAAVYPLETLLRATRNQ, from the coding sequence ATGTTACGGTACAGTCTCTTAACCGCCGGGCTTATGCTCGGCGCCTCCGCTTTTGCCGCGCCGGCAGGCGACCTTCCCCTGATGCCCTGGCCTGCGAAGGTTGAACGCCCGACGACGCAGGGCGCGCTGGTGCTTAACAATCAACTCTCCGTGAGCGTCAGCGGCGACGATCTGGGGGATGCGGTCAACCGCCTGCGCCAGCGCATAGCGCTGCAAACCGGCTGGACGCTACAGCCACAGGCCGAAAAACCTGACAAGCCGACCATCCGTATCGCCATCGCTAAAAAGGTGAAGCCGCAGCCGCTGCCGGACAGCGATGAGAGCTACAAACTCATAGTGGATGCCAACGGCGTGAACATCTCCGCTAACACCCGCTTTGGCGCATTGCGCGCAATGGAAACCTTGCTCCAGCTGATGCAGAACGGTGCCGAAAACACTTCGATTCCGTGGGTTACCATCGAAGATTCGCCGCGCTTCCCGTGGCGCGGGCTGCTGCTCGATTCGGCGCGCCATTTCATCCCGTTACCCGATATCAAGCGTCAGATCGACGGCATGGCTGCGGCCAAGCTCAACGTCCTGCACTGGCATCTGACTGACGATCAGGGCTGGCGCTTTACCTCGAAGCGTTATCCAAAATTAACCCAGCTTGCCAGCGACGGGCTGTTCTACACCCCTGAGCAGATGCGTGAGATTGTGCGTTACGCAGCCGAACGCGGCATACGCGTGGTGCCGGAAATCGATATGCCGGGTCACGCCTCAGCGATTGCCGTCGCCTACCCGGAGCTGATGAGCGCGCCGGGGCCGTACGCTATGGAGCGCAACTGGGGCGTGCTGAAGCCGGTTCTCGATCCCACCAAAGAGGCGACTTACGCCTTTGCCGACGCGATGGTCAGCGAACTGGCGGCGATCTTCCCCGATCCGTATTTGCATATCGGTGGCGATGAGGTGGACGACAGCCAATGGAAGGCAAACGCGGCGATCCAGAGATTTATGCGCGACAACAAACTGGCGGACAGCCACGCGCTGCAGGCCTATTTCAACCGCAAGCTGGAGTCCATTCTCGAGAAGCATCACCGCCAGATGGTCGGCTGGGATGAGATCTACCATCCTGACTTACCGAAAAGCATTTTGATCCAGTCCTGGCAGGGGCAGGATGCGCTGGGGCAGGTGGCGCAGAACGGCTACAAAGGGATTCTTTCCACCGGCTTCTATCTCGACCAGCCCCAGTCCACCGCCTATCACTACCGCAACGAAATCGTGCCGCGGGGCTTAAACGGCGTGGATGTGATTGCAGACACCGACAGCGTCCAGAGCTGGGCCTTCTCCATGCCGCGCCTGAAAGGCAAGCCGGTGGAAGGAACCTTCACGCTGGTAAAAGGCGATGCCGGCTGGCGCGGATTTATTGATTTTGCCGGAAAATCCCGCCGCGCGGTGCAGGATATTGCATGGCGTGATGACAATCAGGTCACGTTTACCGTTGATACCTGGATGGGCGAAACGCGCCCGGTGGTCACCGTCGATAACGACAAGCTCTCCGGTTATTTCCTGGTGGGGAATACGCGCTACCCAATCAGCGGTACGCGTCTGGACGACGTGCCGAAAGGCATTCCGCCCGTCGTGCCGGAGGTGGCGAACCAGGCCAACCTGCTCGGTGGAGAAGCCGCGCTGTGGGCGGAAAACGTGGTTGCTCCGGTGCTGGATATCCGCCTGTGGCCGCGCGCCTTTGTGGTGGCGGAGCGGCTGTGGTCGGCGAAGGACGTCAACGATGTCGACAACATGTACACCCGTCTGCAGGCGATGGACAGCTGGTCGACGGTGTCGGTCGGGCTGCAGCAGCATACCCAGCAGCAGGTGCAGTTCACGCGCCTCGCCGGTAATGCCGACACGCTGCCGCTGCAGGTCCTCGCGCAGGCGGTAGAGCCCGCGCAGTACTACACCCGCCAGCACCTGAAGTTCCAGGCCGGGAACTATCATCAGTTCGAGCCGCTCAACCGCTTCGCGGATGCCCTGAACGCCGAAAGCGCCACCGTGCGCCAGATGCACAAGTGGGCGGACCGTCTGGTGAGCGATGCGGAAGACACGGAAAGCGCTGACGCCCTGCGCCACGTCTTTAACCGCTGGCAGAGCAACACCAGCGACGCGCTGGCCTTAAGCGAAAACAGCTATCAGCTGAAGGCGATGAAGCCGGTGATCCAGGAGGTGGATAAGCTGGCCTCGATTGGCCTGAGGCTGACGGATCTGGTGGCGCGCCAGGGCACGCTGGATGACAAGGAGATCGCCTCGATTCAGAGCGAGCTGGATAACGCGGCGAAGGTGCAGGACGAAGTGGTGATTGCGGCGGTCTATCCGCTGGAGACGCTGCTTAGGGCAACGCGGAATCAGTAG
- the gbpA gene encoding N-acetylglucosamine-binding protein GbpA: MRISKIALAVATFAVASSAFAHGYIESPASRAYMCKLGQNIDCGSVQYEPQSVEKASGFPTGAEPADGHLASAGISQYSQLDKQSLNTWTKSPMTAGPHEFVWHHTAPHKTTNWRYYITKQNWDPNKPLTRDQFELTPFCTINGNGQAPAMTKSMTCNVPERTGYQVIYGVWEIADTANSFYQAIDVDFGNGGNVTPDDTPAVVSQWSKTLSGQIAGNNLNVGDKVIARFFDANGEVAALRTEMTIGSSEQGDANQWSCDLAQKINAAQSDVRVGMKDEAGEISPVHGANSVFVKDGSTLQSVAVSYEEQKAQVNETIAVTDLQYSKIEHGNATVTFHVNTKGDVDMEAHVMNHHGAEKGYLKQEMNNANQDVTMTLNDVTPGHHMLKYYATNKEGILFAQDVLNLMLESDAADSSSPHDFIFPDSIASYKAGTVVLQPKDGKTYECKPFPYSGYCVQYSPTANQYEPGVGAHWKEAWVLKN; the protein is encoded by the coding sequence ATGAGAATCTCTAAAATTGCGCTGGCGGTAGCGACATTCGCCGTCGCCTCTTCTGCGTTTGCACACGGATATATTGAGTCACCCGCCAGCCGCGCTTATATGTGTAAGCTCGGCCAGAATATTGACTGTGGCTCCGTTCAGTACGAACCGCAGAGCGTAGAAAAAGCCTCCGGTTTCCCGACAGGGGCAGAGCCAGCAGACGGACACCTCGCCAGCGCGGGTATCTCGCAGTATTCTCAGCTCGATAAACAGAGCCTGAACACGTGGACCAAAAGCCCAATGACGGCGGGTCCACATGAATTCGTCTGGCACCATACCGCGCCGCATAAAACCACCAACTGGCGTTATTACATTACCAAACAAAACTGGGACCCCAATAAGCCCCTGACCCGCGACCAGTTTGAATTAACGCCGTTCTGTACCATTAACGGCAATGGCCAGGCACCCGCGATGACCAAATCCATGACCTGTAATGTACCCGAGCGTACGGGCTACCAGGTTATTTATGGCGTGTGGGAGATTGCGGATACCGCAAACAGTTTCTATCAGGCGATTGACGTAGATTTCGGTAACGGCGGCAACGTTACGCCGGACGACACGCCAGCCGTTGTTTCCCAATGGAGCAAAACCCTGAGCGGACAGATTGCCGGGAATAACCTGAACGTGGGCGATAAAGTGATTGCACGCTTCTTCGACGCCAACGGGGAAGTTGCCGCCCTGCGTACTGAAATGACCATCGGCTCTTCCGAACAAGGCGACGCTAACCAGTGGTCCTGTGATCTGGCGCAGAAGATCAACGCCGCACAGAGCGACGTGCGCGTCGGCATGAAGGATGAAGCGGGTGAAATCAGCCCGGTTCACGGCGCAAACAGCGTATTCGTGAAAGACGGCAGCACGCTGCAGTCCGTGGCCGTCTCGTATGAAGAGCAAAAAGCGCAGGTGAATGAGACGATCGCCGTCACCGATCTGCAGTACAGCAAAATCGAACATGGCAACGCGACCGTGACCTTCCACGTCAACACCAAAGGTGACGTGGATATGGAAGCACATGTGATGAACCACCACGGTGCGGAAAAAGGCTACCTGAAGCAGGAGATGAATAACGCCAATCAGGACGTGACCATGACCTTGAACGACGTGACGCCGGGCCACCACATGCTGAAATACTACGCGACCAATAAAGAAGGCATTCTGTTCGCCCAGGACGTGCTGAACCTGATGCTGGAAAGCGACGCGGCGGACAGCAGCAGCCCGCATGACTTTATCTTCCCGGACAGCATTGCCTCCTACAAAGCGGGCACCGTAGTGTTACAGCCTAAAGACGGTAAGACCTACGAGTGTAAACCGTTCCCGTACAGCGGCTACTGCGTGCAGTACAGCCCAACCGCAAACCAGTATGAGCCAGGCGTTGGCGCACACTGGAAAGAGGCGTGGGTGTTGAAGAACTGA
- the ridA gene encoding 2-iminobutanoate/2-iminopropanoate deaminase, with protein MSKVLATENAPAAIGPYVQGVDLGSMIITSGQIPVNPKTGAVPEDVAAQARQSLENVQAIVESAGLKVGDIVKTTVFVKDLNDFATVNATYEAFFTEHNATFPARSCVEVARLPKDVKIEIEAIAVRR; from the coding sequence ATGAGCAAAGTACTCGCGACGGAAAATGCACCAGCGGCTATTGGCCCTTACGTTCAGGGCGTTGATCTTGGCAGCATGATCATCACTTCCGGGCAGATCCCGGTGAATCCAAAAACCGGCGCGGTGCCGGAAGATGTCGCGGCACAGGCGCGTCAGTCGCTGGAAAACGTGCAGGCTATCGTGGAATCTGCCGGCCTGAAAGTGGGCGATATCGTCAAAACCACCGTTTTCGTGAAAGATCTGAACGATTTCGCGACCGTTAACGCCACCTACGAAGCGTTCTTCACCGAGCACAACGCCACCTTCCCGGCGCGCTCCTGCGTGGAAGTGGCGCGTCTGCCAAAAGACGTGAAAATTGAAATCGAAGCGATTGCCGTACGTCGTTAA
- the pyrI gene encoding aspartate carbamoyltransferase regulatory subunit, whose product MTHDNKLQVEAIKRGTVIDHIPAQVGFKLLTLFKLTETDQRITIGLNLPSGEMGRKDLIKIENTFLTDEQVNQLSLYAPDATVNRIDEYEVVGKSRPSLPDRIESVLVCPNSNCISHAEPVSSSFAVKKRADDIALKCKYCEKEFSHYVVLAN is encoded by the coding sequence ATGACACACGATAACAAACTCCAGGTTGAAGCCATCAAGCGTGGCACCGTGATTGACCACATCCCTGCGCAGGTGGGCTTTAAGCTGCTGACGCTGTTCAAACTGACCGAAACGGACCAGCGCATCACCATCGGCCTGAACCTGCCGTCGGGCGAGATGGGCCGCAAAGACCTGATCAAAATCGAGAACACCTTCCTGACCGACGAGCAGGTTAACCAGCTGTCGCTGTACGCGCCGGACGCCACCGTCAACCGCATCGACGAGTATGAAGTGGTTGGCAAATCCCGCCCGAGCCTGCCGGATCGCATCGAAAGCGTGCTGGTGTGCCCGAACAGCAACTGCATCAGTCATGCTGAGCCGGTTTCATCCAGTTTTGCAGTGAAAAAACGCGCCGATGACATCGCGCTCAAATGCAAATACTGCGAAAAAGAGTTTTCTCATTATGTGGTGCTGGCCAACTAA
- the pyrB gene encoding aspartate carbamoyltransferase, whose translation MNPLYQKHIISINDLSREELELVLETAAKLKANPQPELLKHKVIASCFFEASTRTRLSFETSMHRLGASVVGFSDSSNTSLGKKGETLADTISVISTYVDAIVMRHPQEGAARLATEFSGGIPVLNAGDGANQHPTQTLLDLFTIQETQGTLENLNIAMVGDLKYGRTVHSLTQALAKFNGNRFYFIAPDALAMPQYILDMLDEKGIAWSLHASIEEVMSHVDILYMTRVQKERLDPSEYANVKAQFVLRASDLEGARDNMKVLHPLPRIDEITTDVDKTPHAWYFQQAGNGIFARQALLALVLNRELAL comes from the coding sequence ATGAATCCGCTTTATCAAAAACACATCATTTCCATAAACGACCTCAGCCGCGAAGAGCTGGAACTGGTTCTGGAAACCGCGGCAAAACTGAAGGCCAATCCGCAACCGGAGCTGCTGAAGCACAAGGTGATTGCGAGCTGCTTCTTTGAAGCCTCGACCCGCACCCGCCTCTCCTTTGAGACCTCCATGCACCGCCTGGGGGCGAGCGTGGTGGGCTTCTCGGACAGCAGCAACACGTCGCTGGGTAAAAAAGGCGAGACCCTGGCGGACACCATTTCGGTTATCAGCACCTACGTCGACGCGATTGTGATGCGCCACCCGCAGGAGGGCGCGGCGCGTCTGGCGACCGAGTTCTCCGGCGGTATTCCGGTGCTGAACGCCGGTGACGGCGCCAACCAGCACCCGACGCAGACCCTGCTGGATCTGTTCACCATTCAGGAGACGCAGGGCACGCTCGAGAACCTGAACATCGCCATGGTTGGCGACCTGAAATACGGTCGTACCGTCCACTCCCTGACCCAGGCGCTGGCGAAATTTAACGGCAACCGCTTCTACTTCATCGCCCCGGACGCGCTGGCGATGCCGCAGTACATCCTCGACATGCTGGACGAAAAAGGCATTGCGTGGAGCCTGCACGCCAGCATCGAAGAGGTGATGAGCCACGTGGATATTCTCTACATGACCCGCGTGCAGAAAGAGCGTCTGGACCCGTCCGAGTATGCCAACGTGAAGGCGCAGTTCGTGCTGCGCGCCAGCGACCTCGAAGGCGCACGCGACAACATGAAGGTGCTGCACCCGCTGCCGCGCATCGATGAGATCACCACAGACGTGGATAAAACGCCGCACGCCTGGTACTTCCAGCAGGCCGGGAACGGCATCTTCGCCCGCCAGGCGTTACTGGCACTGGTTCTGAATCGCGAATTAGCTCTGTAA
- a CDS encoding pyrBI operon leader peptide, with protein sequence MVKRVRHIVLPRLKSDAGLPFFFPLLNLFPEPLI encoded by the coding sequence ATGGTCAAGCGTGTACGACATATCGTCTTACCGCGTCTGAAATCAGACGCTGGCCTGCCGTTTTTCTTCCCGTTGCTAAACCTATTCCCAGAGCCCCTCATTTGA
- a CDS encoding arginine repressor yields the protein MMDYEEYSPKEQLQLTVCQRLIAEKSYLSQEEIRRDLQERGFETISQSTVSRLLKLLGVIKIRNAKGLKIYSLNPQLRPAPDAARTVSEMVVSVEHNSEFILIHTVAGYGRAVARILDYHQLPEILGVVAGSSIVWVAPRFVKRTALVHKQINYLLRTH from the coding sequence ATGATGGATTACGAAGAGTACTCTCCCAAAGAGCAACTACAGCTAACGGTCTGCCAGCGTCTGATCGCAGAAAAGAGCTATCTCTCTCAGGAGGAGATCCGCCGGGATTTGCAGGAGCGTGGTTTTGAGACCATCAGCCAGTCCACCGTTTCACGTCTGCTCAAGTTGCTCGGTGTCATAAAAATTCGAAATGCCAAAGGGCTAAAGATTTATTCGTTGAATCCCCAGCTGCGTCCTGCCCCCGATGCCGCGCGCACCGTCTCCGAAATGGTGGTGAGCGTGGAGCACAACAGCGAATTTATCCTTATCCATACCGTCGCCGGATATGGCCGCGCGGTGGCGCGTATTCTGGATTATCACCAGTTACCGGAAATTTTAGGCGTAGTGGCCGGAAGCAGTATCGTCTGGGTCGCCCCGCGTTTCGTGAAGCGTACCGCGCTGGTGCACAAGCAAATTAATTATTTACTCAGAACGCATTAA
- a CDS encoding YfcC family protein, with protein MGKFKFPSAYTILFFLIAVVAVLTWIVPAGQYHMAMNEALGKEVPVAGTYAHVAAHPQGLVSVLMAPIAGLYDPESGQAGAIDVALFILIIGGFLGIVTKTGAIDAGIERVTTRLRGREEWMIPILMALFAAGGTIYGMAEESLPFYTLLVPVMLAARFDPVVAASTVLLGAGIGTLGSTINPFATVIAANAAGIPFTNGIALRVALLVIGWIICVAWVMRYARKVRKDPSLSIVADKQEENLTHFLGNKGEQSLEFTPVRKIILVIFALAFAVMIYGVAVLGWWMAEISAVFLASAIIVGLIARMSEEELTSTFINGARDLLGVALIIGIARGIVVIMDKGMITHTILHSAEGMVTGLSTVAFINVMYWLEVVLSFLVPSSSGLAVLTMPIMAPLADFANVNRDLVVTAYQSASGIVNLVTPTSAVVMGGLAIARVPYVRYLKWVAPLLGILTVVIMVALSLGALL; from the coding sequence ATGGGCAAGTTCAAATTTCCCTCCGCTTACACCATTCTCTTTTTCCTGATTGCCGTGGTTGCCGTGCTGACGTGGATTGTCCCGGCCGGGCAGTACCATATGGCGATGAACGAGGCGCTCGGCAAAGAAGTCCCCGTAGCCGGCACCTACGCGCACGTCGCGGCACATCCGCAGGGGCTGGTTTCGGTGCTGATGGCGCCGATTGCCGGGCTGTACGATCCGGAATCCGGCCAGGCCGGGGCTATCGACGTGGCGCTGTTTATTCTGATCATCGGGGGGTTTCTCGGGATCGTCACCAAAACCGGGGCCATTGACGCGGGGATCGAGCGCGTCACCACCCGGCTGCGCGGTCGCGAAGAGTGGATGATCCCGATCCTGATGGCGCTGTTTGCCGCGGGCGGCACGATTTACGGTATGGCCGAAGAGTCGCTGCCCTTCTATACCCTGCTGGTGCCGGTGATGCTGGCCGCCCGTTTCGATCCGGTTGTCGCCGCCTCTACCGTGCTGCTCGGGGCGGGGATCGGCACACTCGGCTCCACCATTAACCCGTTTGCCACGGTGATCGCCGCCAACGCCGCCGGGATCCCCTTTACCAACGGTATCGCCCTGCGCGTGGCGCTGCTGGTCATCGGGTGGATCATCTGCGTGGCGTGGGTCATGCGCTACGCCCGCAAGGTCCGCAAGGATCCGTCGCTGTCGATCGTGGCAGACAAGCAGGAGGAGAACCTCACCCATTTCCTCGGCAACAAGGGCGAACAGTCGCTGGAATTTACCCCGGTGCGCAAAATCATCCTGGTCATTTTCGCCCTCGCCTTCGCGGTGATGATCTACGGCGTGGCGGTGCTGGGCTGGTGGATGGCGGAGATCTCCGCGGTGTTTCTCGCCAGCGCGATTATCGTGGGGCTTATCGCCCGCATGAGCGAAGAGGAGCTGACGTCGACGTTTATCAACGGCGCGCGAGATTTGCTGGGCGTCGCGCTGATTATCGGCATTGCGCGCGGTATCGTAGTGATCATGGATAAGGGCATGATTACCCACACCATTTTGCACAGCGCCGAGGGCATGGTCACCGGGTTGTCGACGGTGGCGTTCATCAACGTGATGTACTGGCTGGAAGTGGTGCTGTCGTTTCTTGTGCCTTCTTCGTCCGGCCTGGCCGTTCTGACGATGCCGATCATGGCACCGCTTGCCGATTTCGCTAACGTCAACCGCGACCTGGTGGTCACGGCTTACCAGTCGGCGTCCGGCATCGTTAACCTGGTCACTCCCACCTCTGCCGTCGTGATGGGCGGGCTGGCTATCGCCCGCGTGCCCTACGTGCGCTATCTGAAATGGGTCGCGCCGCTGCTGGGCATTTTAACGGTGGTGATTATGGTGGCGTTAAGCCTGGGCGCCCTGTTGTAA
- the argF gene encoding ornithine carbamoyltransferase — protein MTINLKNRNFLKLLDYTPAEIQYLIDLAIELKAAKKAGREKQTLVGKNIALIFEKTSTRTRCAFEVGAFDQGAQVTYLGPSGSQIGHKESMKDTARVLGRMYDGIEYRGYGQAIVEELGEYAGVPVWNGLTDEFHPTQILADLMTMLEHSPGKTLPELSFAYLGDARNNMGNSLMVGAAKMGMDIRLVAPKSFWPEAGLVEQCRAIAKETGARITLTDDVEEGVQGTDFLYTDVWVSMGEPKEAWAERVSLMKPYQINADVMKATGNPNVKFMHCLPAFHNEHTKVGREIEMAYGLKGLEVTEEVFESPNSIVFDEAENRMHTIKAVMVATLGD, from the coding sequence ATGACCATCAACCTGAAAAACCGCAACTTCCTGAAACTGCTGGACTACACCCCGGCGGAGATCCAGTACCTGATCGACCTCGCCATTGAGCTGAAGGCAGCCAAAAAAGCCGGGCGCGAAAAACAAACACTGGTCGGGAAAAACATCGCCCTGATCTTTGAAAAAACCTCCACCCGCACCCGCTGCGCCTTTGAAGTGGGCGCGTTCGACCAGGGCGCGCAGGTCACCTATCTCGGCCCAAGCGGCTCGCAGATTGGCCATAAAGAGTCGATGAAAGACACCGCCCGCGTGCTGGGCCGCATGTATGACGGCATCGAATACCGCGGCTACGGCCAGGCCATCGTCGAGGAGCTGGGCGAGTACGCGGGCGTGCCGGTGTGGAACGGCCTGACCGACGAGTTCCACCCAACGCAAATCCTCGCCGACCTGATGACCATGCTGGAGCACTCTCCGGGCAAAACCCTGCCGGAGCTGAGCTTTGCCTACCTCGGCGACGCGCGAAACAACATGGGCAATTCCCTGATGGTCGGCGCGGCCAAAATGGGGATGGATATCCGCCTCGTCGCGCCGAAATCCTTCTGGCCGGAAGCGGGGCTGGTTGAGCAGTGCCGCGCCATCGCCAAAGAGACGGGCGCGCGCATCACCCTCACCGACGACGTGGAAGAAGGCGTGCAGGGGACCGATTTCCTCTACACCGACGTGTGGGTCTCCATGGGCGAGCCGAAGGAAGCCTGGGCCGAGCGCGTCAGCCTGATGAAGCCGTACCAGATCAACGCGGACGTGATGAAAGCCACCGGCAACCCGAACGTCAAGTTCATGCACTGCCTGCCGGCGTTCCACAACGAGCACACCAAAGTGGGCCGCGAGATCGAGATGGCGTACGGCCTGAAGGGGCTGGAGGTGACGGAAGAGGTCTTCGAATCACCGAACTCCATCGTCTTCGACGAAGCAGAGAACCGCATGCACACCATTAAAGCGGTCATGGTGGCGACACTCGGCGACTAA